The following are encoded together in the Panicum virgatum strain AP13 chromosome 6K, P.virgatum_v5, whole genome shotgun sequence genome:
- the LOC120711307 gene encoding putative receptor protein kinase CRINKLY4, with product MSARPKFQEMGHVLVLAACFLALLPSWACGLGSMSSIAVSYGEDGPVFCGLSSDGSHLVACFGADASVLYGAPPNIPFLGVTAGDGFVCGLLLDTRQPYCWGSNSYVKSGVPQPMIEGAKYSELSAGDNHLCALRAAADGIHGANDGASLIDCWGYNMTATHVLAEAVSTISAGSVFNCGLFARNRTVFCWGDETVSGVVGLAPRDLRFQSIGAGGYHVCGVLENAQVFCWGRSLEMQQVAPSSAIGNGDVNIVPMDAMISVVGGRFHACGIKSLDHQAACWGFTLHNSTAPPKGLKMYVLVAGDYFTCGVPAETSLMPRCWGNSGPLALPMAASPGICVPNVCSHGYYEFVNHGEIGSSKMCKPANSRLCLPCSTGCPEDSLESSPCNATADRVCQFDCLRCVTDECMSFCLSQKQTKSRKLMAFQMRIFVAEIVFAVILVLSVSVITCLYVRYKLRHCQCSNSELRLAKNTAYSFRKDNMRIQPDVEDLKVRRAQEFSYEELEKATGGFSEDSQVGKGSFSCVFKGILRDGTVVAVKRAIKASDVKKSSKEFHNELDLLSRLNHAHLLNLLGYCEDGSERLLVYEFMAHGSMYQHLHGNDPYLKRRLNWARRVTIAVQAARGIEYLHGYACPPVIHRDIKSSNILIDEDHNARVADFGLSILGPADSGTPLSELPAGTLGYLDPEYYRLHYLTTKSDVYSFGVFLLEILSGRKAIDMQYEEGNIVEWAVSLIKAGDIFAILDPVLSPPSDLEALKKIASVACKCVRMRGKDRPSMDKVTTALEHALALLMGSPCVEQPILPTEVILGSNRMPKVSQMSSNHSCSENELADGEDQRIEYRAPSWITFPSVTSSQRRKSSASEADITGRTTTEGRNVGSSIGDGLRSLEEEISPASPQENLYLQHNF from the coding sequence ATGAGCGCCCGACCCAAGTTTCAAGAAATGGGACATGTGCTGGTTCTAGCCGCGTGCTTCCTAGCCTTGCTGCCCAGTTGGGCCTGCGGCCTTGGCTCCATGTCATCCATTGCAGTGTCTTATGGGGAGGATGGTCCGGTGTTCTGTGGCCTCAGCTCCGACGGCTCCCACCTGGTCGCCTGCTTTGGTGCGGACGCCTCTGTTCTGTATGGTGCGCCGCCCAACATCCCGTTCCTTGGTGTTACAGCGGGGGACGGGTTTGTGTGTGGCCTCTTGCTTGACACCAGGCAGCCTTACTGCTGGGGGAGCAACTCCTATGTCAAGAGCGGGGTGCCACAGCCGATGATCGAGGGCGCAAAGTACTCTGAGCTCAGTGCTGGGGACAACCACCTCTGCGCACTGCGAGCGGCTGCGGATGGGATTCATGGCGCTAATGATGGTGCGTCATTGATCGACTGCTGGGGATACAATATGACTGCCACGCATGTTCTCGCTGAAGCTGTGTCGACCATTTCAGCTGGTTCGGTGTTCAATTGCGGCTTGTTTGCACGGAACAGGACGGTGTTCTGCTGGGGTGATGAAACGGTGAGTGGTGTTGTTGGCCTGGCACCAAGGGATCTGCGCTTCCAGTCTATAGGAGCAGGCGGTTACCATGTTTGTGGGGTGTTGGAGAATGCACAGGTGTTCTGCTGGGGCAGGAGCTTGGAAATGCAGCAGGTGGCACCATCCAGCGCTATTGGTAATGGCGATGTGAACATAGTGCCAATGGATGCGATGATCTCAGTGGTTGGTGGAAGGTTCCATGCTTGTGGCATCAAGAGCCTTGATCACCAAGCAGCTTGCTGGGGTTTCACACTTCATAACAGTACAGCGCCACCAAAAGGGCTCAAGATGTATGTGCTCGTGGCTGGGGACTACTTTACTTGTGGAGTACCTGCTGAGACATCACTGATGCCAAGGTGCTGGGGCAACAGTGGGCCACTGGCATTACCAATGGCGGCATCCCCTGGGATTTGTGTACCTAATGTATGCAGCCATGGGTACTATGAGTTTGTGAACCATGGTGAAATTGGCAGTAGCAAGATGTGTAAGCCTGCAAATTCTAGACTCTGTTTGCCCTGTAGTACAGGTTGTCCAGAAGACTCGTTGGAGTCATCCCCTTGCAATGCGACAGCTGACCGTGTTTGCCAGTTTGATTGCTTGAGGTGTGTCACAGATGAGTGCATGTCATTCTGCTTATcacagaagcagaccaagagcAGGAAGTTGATGGCTTTTCAGATGCGTATCTTTGTAGCAGAGATTGTATTTGCCGTCATCTTGGTACTCAGCGTATCAGTAATCACTTGCCTATATGTCCGGTACAAACTTCGACATTGCCAATGTTCAAATAGCGAGCTGAGACTGGCAAAGAACACAGCATACTCTTTCCGGAAGGACAACATGAGGATCCAGCCTGATGTGGAGGATTTGAAGGTCAGGAGAGCTCAGGAATTCTCCTATGAAGAGTTAGAGAAAGCAACAGGTGGCTTCTCAGAGGATTCACAAGTCGGCAAAGGCAGCTTTTCATGTGTATTCAAGGGCATATTGAGAGATGGGACAGTGGTTGCTGTGAAGCGTGCAATAAAAGCATCAGATgtgaagaagagctcaaaggagTTCCATAATGAACTTGACCTCCTCTCCAGGCTCAACCATGCACATTTGCTCAACCTGCTTGGTTACTGTGAGGATGGCAGTGAGAGGCTCCTGGTTTATGAATTCATGGCTCATGGATCTATGTACCAGCATCTGCATGGTAACGATCCATACTTGAAAAGGCGACTGAATTGGGCCAGGCGGGTCACCATTGCTGTCCAGGCTGCTAGGGGAATTGAGTACTTGCATGGCTATGCTTGCCCTCCAGTAATTCACCGGGACATCAAGTCATCAAACATATTGATTGATGAGGATCACAATGCGCGTGTTGCTGACTTTGGTCTATCTATATTGGGTCCTGCAGATAGCGGTACCCCACTATCTGAGCTGCCAGCAGGGACACTTGGCTACCTTGACCCTGAGTACTACCGTCTCCATTACTTGACTACAAAGTCCGATGTCTACAGCTTCGGAGTTTTTCTCTTGGAGATATTAAGTGGCAGGAAAGCAATCGACATGCAATACGAGGAAGGGAACATTGTTGAATGGGCAGTATCACTGATCAAAGCTGGGGACATTTTTGCCATCCTTGATCCAGTCTTATCTCCACCCTCCGACCTTGAGGCTCTCAAGAAGATTGCTTCTGTGGCCTGCAAATGTGTCAGAATGCGAGGGAAAGATCGGCCTTCCATGGATAAGGTGACAACAGCTCTGGAGCATGCTCTTGCTCTGCTGATGGGCAGTCCGTGTGTCGAGCAGCCCATCCTACCAACCGAGGTGATTCTCGGAAGCAACCGGATGCCCAAGGTATCACAGATGTCCTCTAACCACTCTTGCTCAGAGAACGAGCTTGCCGACGGGGAGGATCAGCGGATTGAGTACAGGGCGCCATCCTGGATAACTTTCCCTAGCGTGACCTCATCACAGAGGAGGAAATCATCTGCATCGGAAGCTGACATCACTGGCCGAACGACCACAGAAGGTAGGAATGTCGGGAGCAGTATAGGTGATGGACTGCGGTCGCTGGAGGAAGAGATCAGCCCGGCCTCACCGCAGGAGAACTTGTACCTGCAGCACAACTTCTGA